One Chryseobacterium wanjuense genomic region harbors:
- a CDS encoding histone H1 — MKELIEKINAEFEAFTTEANQQAEKGNKAAGTRARKSALELSKLFKDFRKVSVEESKK, encoded by the coding sequence ATGAAAGAACTAATTGAAAAAATCAACGCAGAATTTGAAGCTTTCACAACTGAAGCAAACCAACAAGCAGAAAAAGGAAACAAAGCAGCTGGAACAAGAGCTCGTAAATCGGCTTTAGAACTAAGCAAGTTGTTTAAAGATTTCAGAAAAGTTTCTGTTGAAGAATCTAAGAAATAA
- a CDS encoding DUF1294 domain-containing protein — MFYLLLITNLITFATFAIDKWKAVKHKRRISELFLLTLTFLGGTVGAVLAMLIFKHKISKKSFLLKFVLIVSIQLIIIYFFQKYYHY, encoded by the coding sequence ATGTTTTACTTACTGTTAATCACAAATCTTATCACATTTGCCACTTTCGCTATCGACAAATGGAAAGCGGTCAAGCACAAAAGGAGAATCTCAGAATTGTTTCTTTTGACATTGACATTTCTGGGAGGAACTGTTGGTGCTGTCTTGGCAATGTTGATTTTCAAACATAAAATTTCAAAGAAATCTTTTTTATTGAAATTTGTCTTGATCGTTTCGATTCAACTGATTATAATTTACTTTTTTCAAAAATATTATCATTATTAA
- a CDS encoding RDD family protein — MKISEIKERKIIHRPTLSFDGYGKRIYHAYEYYLSYNPGFKGNETQRLFAKWIDMAIFTLIFFFICNKILIVSILLSVPCVIIAGTVTEFYFGTTLGKKIFRMKVIDDDGNYPGFSKSLARNLLCLANFYPVFSEYTTKTVAMGWRRGTQMNFSMHLNNKICKTYIVKESKIPEIKELLEADSNKKSLPE, encoded by the coding sequence ATGAAAATATCAGAGATTAAAGAAAGAAAAATCATTCACAGGCCCACCCTGAGTTTTGACGGGTACGGAAAAAGAATTTATCACGCGTACGAATATTATTTATCTTATAATCCTGGTTTTAAGGGAAATGAAACACAGAGATTGTTTGCGAAATGGATTGATATGGCGATATTCACTTTAATTTTCTTTTTCATATGTAATAAAATCCTTATTGTCAGTATTTTACTTTCTGTTCCTTGCGTTATTATTGCAGGAACGGTGACCGAATTTTATTTTGGAACAACTTTAGGAAAGAAGATTTTCAGAATGAAAGTGATTGATGATGATGGAAATTATCCTGGTTTTTCTAAATCTTTAGCCAGAAATCTTTTATGTCTGGCCAATTTTTATCCCGTTTTTTCTGAATACACCACCAAAACCGTGGCTATGGGATGGCGAAGGGGAACTCAAATGAATTTCAGTATGCATTTGAATAATAAAATCTGCAAAACGTATATCGTAAAAGAAAGCAAAATTCCTGAGATCAAAGAACTGCTCGAAGCAGATTCCAATAAAAAATCCCTGCCGGAATGA
- a CDS encoding YceI family protein, which yields MKKLSVIALVAVGLLAASCNKEKSADKAATTTEQTVAEGKGEVLAVDAATSVVNWKAFHKGGFAPRWGTISVKSGELNVENGQVAAGNFIIDMNSIKVDPASVTEKDKKPADLEAHLKNPDFFDTAKNPTSDFKITSVADLKEAPKDAVAGANKTVSGNLTLSGKTVNVTFPAKVDVVDNSASIQAKFTVNRADWGIKFGTSEADPAEWGISKDIEIAVDVKAKK from the coding sequence ATGAAAAAACTTAGTGTAATTGCATTAGTAGCTGTAGGATTATTGGCTGCATCTTGTAACAAAGAAAAATCGGCTGATAAAGCTGCTACAACTACTGAACAGACGGTTGCAGAAGGGAAAGGTGAAGTATTGGCTGTAGATGCCGCAACTTCTGTGGTAAACTGGAAAGCGTTCCATAAAGGTGGTTTTGCGCCGCGTTGGGGAACAATCAGTGTAAAATCTGGTGAATTAAACGTAGAAAACGGACAGGTTGCTGCGGGTAATTTCATTATTGATATGAATTCTATTAAAGTAGATCCAGCTTCTGTAACTGAAAAAGACAAGAAGCCGGCAGATCTTGAAGCGCACTTAAAGAATCCTGATTTCTTTGATACCGCAAAAAATCCTACTTCAGATTTCAAAATCACAAGTGTAGCAGATCTAAAAGAAGCTCCTAAAGATGCTGTTGCCGGAGCTAATAAAACAGTAAGCGGAAACCTTACCTTATCTGGAAAAACAGTAAACGTAACTTTCCCTGCGAAAGTAGATGTTGTGGATAATTCGGCTTCTATTCAGGCTAAATTTACTGTAAACAGAGCAGATTGGGGAATCAAATTCGGTACTTCTGAAGCAGATCCTGCAGAATGGGGAATCAGCAAAGACATCGAAATTGCGGTTGATGTAAAAGCTAAAAAATAA
- a CDS encoding Tex family protein: MNTINYIQQTLNISEKSINATLQLLAEDCTIPFISRYRKDKTGNLDETQIEQISKISKQFEEILKRKETILKSVEEQNALTPEFRQRIEESFDIQELEDLYLPFKKRKKTKADAAKEKGLEPLAKMIMSQKVQDLEFLASKYVNEQVSSEEEALQGARDIMAEWINENMYVRKNLRRLFQRKAVVTSKVVKAKKDEEDAQKFSQYFEWEENLNRTPSHRLLAMLRAEAEGFVKTNVGIDKEEAIDFIENAIIKSNNETAEQISLAIKDSYKRLLEPAISNETLQEAKQKADKKAIEIFSENLTQLLLAPPLGEKRILAIDPGYKSGCKVVCLDEKGDLLHNETLYPHAPQNDTGMAMKKIRSMVNAYQIEAISIGNGTASRETEFFIKKIAFDKPLQVFVVSEAGASVYSASKIARDEFPTYDVTVRGAVSIGRRLSDPLAELVKIDPKSIGVGQYQHDVDQGQLKNELDSTVMKCVNSVGINLNTASKSLLSYVSGIGEKMAENIVNYRAENGAFEDRKQLKKVPRLGEKAFQQAAAFVRINNAKNPLDNSAVHPEAYGIVEKMAKDLGIKPHELIANKEKITQINPEKYTTEDIGILGIKDILKELEKPGLDPRKAAKVFEFDPNVKSIKDLKIGMILPGIVNNITAFGCFVDLGIKESGLVHISQLKEGFVSDVNEVVKLHQHVQVKVTEVDEARKRVQLSMIL, from the coding sequence ATGAATACCATTAATTATATACAACAAACCCTCAATATATCGGAAAAAAGCATCAATGCAACCCTTCAGTTGCTGGCCGAAGACTGTACGATCCCCTTCATTTCCCGTTACCGGAAAGATAAAACCGGAAATCTGGATGAAACACAAATCGAACAAATTTCAAAAATAAGTAAACAGTTTGAGGAAATTTTAAAAAGGAAAGAAACCATTTTAAAGTCTGTTGAAGAACAAAATGCCCTAACTCCGGAGTTTCGACAAAGAATAGAAGAAAGCTTCGATATCCAGGAGCTTGAAGACTTGTATTTGCCTTTCAAAAAAAGAAAGAAAACCAAAGCCGATGCTGCAAAAGAAAAAGGATTGGAACCTTTGGCTAAAATGATCATGAGCCAGAAAGTTCAGGATTTAGAATTTTTGGCTTCAAAATATGTAAATGAACAGGTAAGTTCTGAAGAAGAAGCTCTCCAGGGCGCGCGAGACATCATGGCAGAATGGATCAATGAGAATATGTATGTCCGAAAAAACCTCCGCCGATTATTTCAACGAAAAGCTGTCGTGACTTCAAAAGTAGTAAAAGCAAAAAAAGACGAAGAAGACGCCCAAAAATTTTCGCAGTATTTTGAATGGGAAGAAAACCTCAACAGAACTCCTTCTCACCGACTTTTGGCGATGCTGCGCGCTGAAGCCGAAGGTTTTGTGAAAACCAATGTCGGAATTGACAAAGAGGAAGCCATTGATTTTATAGAAAATGCCATTATTAAGTCAAACAACGAAACGGCAGAACAAATTTCTTTAGCCATAAAAGACAGCTACAAAAGATTACTGGAACCCGCCATTTCGAATGAAACTTTACAGGAAGCCAAACAAAAAGCAGATAAAAAAGCCATCGAAATTTTCTCTGAAAACCTTACCCAATTATTGCTGGCGCCGCCTTTGGGAGAAAAAAGAATTCTGGCGATCGACCCCGGCTATAAAAGTGGCTGCAAGGTGGTTTGTCTGGATGAAAAAGGTGACCTTCTGCATAATGAAACCCTCTATCCTCACGCTCCGCAGAACGATACCGGAATGGCGATGAAAAAAATCCGTTCGATGGTCAACGCTTATCAAATCGAAGCCATCTCGATCGGAAACGGTACAGCCAGCCGTGAAACTGAGTTTTTTATTAAAAAAATTGCGTTTGACAAGCCTTTGCAGGTTTTTGTAGTTTCAGAGGCCGGAGCTTCAGTCTATTCTGCGAGTAAAATAGCGAGAGACGAGTTCCCGACGTATGATGTGACGGTTCGTGGCGCGGTTTCTATCGGGCGAAGATTATCCGATCCCTTGGCGGAACTGGTGAAAATCGATCCAAAATCCATTGGTGTGGGGCAATATCAGCACGATGTAGATCAGGGTCAACTGAAAAATGAGCTTGATTCGACAGTCATGAAATGCGTAAATTCTGTTGGAATTAATCTAAACACAGCTAGTAAATCTTTATTAAGTTATGTCTCGGGAATCGGTGAAAAAATGGCTGAAAACATCGTGAATTACCGTGCTGAAAACGGAGCTTTTGAAGACAGGAAACAATTGAAAAAAGTTCCCAGATTGGGCGAAAAAGCCTTTCAGCAGGCAGCGGCATTTGTGAGAATTAATAATGCTAAAAATCCGCTGGACAATTCTGCGGTACATCCGGAAGCATACGGAATTGTTGAAAAAATGGCGAAAGATTTAGGAATTAAACCCCATGAATTAATTGCCAATAAAGAAAAAATCACTCAGATCAACCCTGAAAAATATACGACTGAAGATATCGGGATTTTAGGAATTAAAGATATTTTAAAAGAGCTTGAAAAACCGGGGCTGGATCCAAGAAAAGCTGCAAAAGTATTCGAATTTGATCCGAATGTAAAAAGCATCAAAGACTTAAAAATCGGAATGATTTTACCGGGAATAGTGAATAATATCACGGCTTTCGGATGTTTCGTAGATTTAGGAATCAAAGAAAGCGGGTTGGTTCACATCTCCCAGCTGAAAGAAGGATTTGTTTCTGATGTGAATGAAGTGGTGAAACTGCATCAACACGTGCAAGTGAAAGTGACGGAAGTGGATGAGGCGAGGAAGAGAGTGCAGCTGAGTATGATTTTGTAA